Proteins found in one Arachis stenosperma cultivar V10309 chromosome 8, arast.V10309.gnm1.PFL2, whole genome shotgun sequence genomic segment:
- the LOC130944474 gene encoding serine hydroxymethyltransferase 7-like, producing the protein MDAQPGLSLGLNAHISSPVSSHSATLTDNSFSFPIPNPSVPWQQLLVDEDYKPLDKLKHEEEEEEDDDDDDDVDQEEEEDDDEEEEEGGIIDEEEAQEQKEEEMKQHQTINFMGGGSFPVKRRHIEGSESYFPSKRFAADSNSNSNSNSTVEGRKASVLSWGNQPLGIADPEIFEIMEKEKKRQFKGIELIASENFVCKAVMEALGSHLTNKYSEGMPGNKYYTGNQHIDQLEFLCCERALVAFDLDPNKWGVNVQPYSCTSANFAVYTGLLHPGDRIMGMDSASGGHLSHGYYTMSGKKVSAASIFFETMPYKVNHLTGYIDYEKLEEKAMDFRPKILICGGSSYPREWDYGKFRMIADKCGAVLMCDMAHISGLVAAKEVASPFDYCDIVTSTTHKSLRGPRGGIVFYRRGPKPRKPGHVHYHGDDVNYDLEEKINFALYPSLQGGPHNNHIAALAVALKQVATPEYKAYMQQVKKNAQALASALLKRKCRLVTDGTDNHLLLWDLTALGLNDRNYEKVCEACHITLNKCAIYGSTSPGGVRIGTPAMTSRGCVEEDFETIAEFLLKAAQITSSIVQREHAKPFKDFVKNLQINKDISNLRNQVEAFSSRFAMPGFDF; encoded by the exons ATGGATGCTCAACCAGGTTTATCTCTCGGTTTGAACGCGCATATCTCATCCCCTGTTTCTTCTCACTCTGCTACGCTCACTGATAACTCTTTCTCGTTCCCCATTCCAAATCCTTCCGTTCCGTGGCAGCAATTACTCGTCGACGAAGACTACAAGCCTCTTGATAAACTCAAAcacgaggaagaagaagaagaagacgatgatgatgatgatgatgttgatcaagaagaagaagaagatgatgatgaagaagaagaagaagggggaaTCATAGACGAAGAAGAAGCACAGGAACAaaaggaagaggagatgaagCAGCACCAAACGATTAACTTCATGGGGGGTGGTTCTTTTCCGGTGAAGAGAAGGCACATAGAGGGTTCTGAATCGTACTTCCCTTCAAAGCGTTTCGCCGCGGACTCGAATTcgaattcaaattcaaattcaacgGTTGAGGGGCGCAAAGCTTCGGTGCTGTCATGGGGGAACCAGCCACTTGGAATCGCAGACCCCGAAATCTTCGAGATCatggagaaggagaagaaaagacAGTTCAAAGGAATCGAATTGATCGCTTCGGAGAATTTTGTGTGCAAGGCAGTGATGGAAGCATTGGGAAGCCATTTGACCAATAAGTATTCTGAGGGAATGCCCGGTAACAAGTACTACACTGGGAATCAGCACATTGATCAGCTTGAGTTTCTATGCTGCGAGCGTGCTTTGGTTGCTTTTGATCTTGATCCTAACAAATGGGGTGTGAATGTTCAGCCATATTCCTGCACTTCTGCGAATTTTGCTGTTTACACTGGTCTTTTGCATCCTGGAGATAGAATCATGGGAATGGATTCTGCTTCTGGGGGACACTTGAGTCATGGCTATTACACTATGAGTGGGAAGAAGGTTTCTGCTGCTTCGATTTTCTTCGAGACAATGCCTTACAAGGTGAATCACTTAACTGGGTACATTGATTATGAGAAGCTTGAGGAGAAAGCTATGGACTTTAGGCCAAAGATACTTATTTGTGGTGGGAGTTCTTACCCTCGAGAATGGGATTATGGGAAGTTCAGGATGATTGCTGATAAATGTGGTGCAGTGTTGATGTGTGACATGGCTCATATTAGTGGTCTTGTGGCGGCTAAG GAAGTGGCTAGTCCATTTGATTACTGTGATATTGTTACCTCAACAACCCACAAAAGCCTTCGGGGTCCAAGGGGAGGCATTGTTTTTTACAGAAGAGGGCCGAAACCAAGGAAACCAGGCCATGTTCATTATCATGGAGATGATGTTAATTATGATTTGGAGGAGAAGATAAACTTTGCTTTGTATCCATCGTTACAGGGAGGTCCTCATAATAACCACATCGCTGCTCTTGCCGTGGCTTTGAAACAAGTTGCAACTCCAGAGTACAAAGCATACATGCAGCAGGTGAAGAAAAATGCGCAGGCATTAGCTTCTGCTTtgttgaaaagaaaatgcagaTTAGTGACTGATGGAACCGACAATCATCTGTTGCTTTGGGATCTAACTGCACTTGGCTTGAATG ACAGAAATTATGAGAAGGTCTGCGAGGCATGTCACATCACTCTAAACAAATGCGCCATTTATGGTTCTACTTCTCCTGGAGGAGTGAGAATTG GTACCCCTGCAATGACATCAAGAGGGTGTGTAGAGGAAGATTTTGAGACCATAGCTGAGTTCCTTTTGAAGGCAGCTCAGATTACCAGCAGCATTGTACAGCGGGAACATGCCAAACCGTTCAAGGATTTCGTCAAGAATCTTCAGATCAACAAAGATATTTCCAATCTCAGAAATCAGGTCGAGGCATTTAGTTCCCGGTTTGCTATGCCAGGATTTGATTTCTGA
- the LOC130945434 gene encoding uncharacterized protein LOC130945434, whose translation MAGEDSFIVLVHHRGSIKRKTRSGVKFTDKDPLCIIVSSTTSYDDLARSVLLKLGLDGVKRVKKFFYRIPITMLQDSVKYDCFTIGSDEDLQVMFLCRRQFPEVRTPELLAKLVDVVSSSRGSNRNINNLETVAGSSSRPAVASSSVPAYEPPAPPVASPSFAIDLNGSVGDEVGTAELLPTSVHCAAAAGARDGLFDDLEDDDVEPNMIADDSGDDIGASESAGAGGGSSSGTQQYPPYFSSLDLEAMRLAGVPGEPAGFGARDAEGSTGMTEFQVGQQFQDKEDALLSVKTYSIRRGVQYKVVESDYRRYVGKCSQFENGCTWLIRLSLRQRKGIWEVKRYNGPHTCLASSISSDHRSLDYHVISAFIMPMVRADASVSIKVLLNATASYYGFRLTYRRVWMAKQKAVALIYGDWDESYNKIPRWVLGVQLTMPGYIAVLRTSPVRVGGQLDEPQAYFHRVFWTFPPCIEAFCHCKPLVSIDGTHLYGKYGGTLLVAIAQDGNSNILPVAFALVEGENVESWSFFLSHLYQH comes from the coding sequence ATGGCTGGTGAGGACAGTTTTATAGTGTTGGTTCACCACAGGGGATCGATTAAGAGAAAAACTCGGTCCGGTGTGAAGTTCACCGATAAGGATCCTCTCTGTATTATCGTGAGTTCTACGACGAGCTATGATGACCTTGCTAGGTCGGTACTACTGAAACTTGGTCTGGATGGTGTGAAAAGGGTTAAGAAGTTTTTCTATCGCATTCCAATCACGATGCTCCAAGATAGCGTGAAATATGATTGTTTCACGATCGGGAGTGATGAGGACTTGCAGGTCATGTTTCTTTGTCGACGGCAGTTTCCCGAAGTGCGGACACCGGAGCTGTTGGCAAAGCTGGTTGATGTGGTGTCCAGCTCGAGGGGTTCGAACCGGAATATCAACAATTTAGAGACGGTTGCTGGTTCTAGCTCAAGACCTGCCGTTGCATCTTCCTCAGTCCCTGCGTATGAGCCACCCGCCCCGCCTGTCGCCTCCCCTTCGTTCGCTATTGATCTCAACGGCAGTGTTGGCGACGAGGTTGGAACAGCGGAACTTCTACCTACCTCTGTACACTGTGCTGCAGCGGCTGGGGCTAGAGATGGATTGTTTGATGATCTAGAGGACGATGATGTCGAGCCAAATATGATTGCTGATGATAGTGGTGATGATATTGGAGCGAGTGAGTCTGCCGGTGCGGGTGGTGGTTCTAGCTCTGGCACACAGCAGTACCCTCcatatttttcatctttggacctGGAGGCCATGAGGCTGGCTGGGGTACCTGGGGAGCCTGCTGGATTTGGTGCTAGAGATGCAGAAGGGTCAACTGGTATGACAGAGTTCCAGGTTGGTCAGCAATTTCAGGATAAGGAGGATGCACTGTTAAGTGTGAAGACTTACAGCATCCGCCGAGGTGTACAGTACAAGGTAGTGGAGTCTGATTATCGCCGTTATGTTGGCAAGTGTTCTCAGTTCGAGAATGGGTGCACATGGTTGATTCGGCTGAGTCTCCGGCAGCGCAAGGGCATTTGGGAGGTCAAACGGTACAATGGACCACATACTTGTCTGGCCAGCTCTATCTCCAGCGATCACAGGAGTTTGGATTATCATGTGATATCGGCATTCATTATGCCCATGGTTAGAGCCGATGCATCCGTCAGCATCAAGGTGCTCCTAAATGCGACTGCCTCATACTATGGGTTCAGGCTTACGTACAGGAGGGTCTGGATGGCGAAGCAGAAGGCTGTTGCGCTCATTTATGGTGACTGGGATGAGTCTTACAACAAAATCCCAAGGTGGGTGTTAGGAGTGCAGCTGACCATGCCTGGTTATATTGCAGTTCTTCGGACTAGCCCTGTTCGTGTTGGGGGACAGCTGGACGAACCTCAGGCTTATTTTCATAGAGTGTTCTGGACTTTCCCACCGTGTATCGAGGCATTTTGTCATTGCAAGCCATTGGTGAGTATTGATGGGACCCATCTATATGGCAAGTATGGGGGTACTCTGCTTGTTGCGATTGCACAGGACGGGAACTCCAATATACTCCCTGTTGCATTCGCACTAGTCGAGGGTGAGAATGTTGAGTCGTGGTCATTCTTTCTCTCCCACCTCTATCAGCACTAG